The following are from one region of the Lytechinus pictus isolate F3 Inbred chromosome 4, Lp3.0, whole genome shotgun sequence genome:
- the LOC129258463 gene encoding dopamine D2-like receptor produces MTTPMSTLYGYTFSTTGMVTALNATAETVLHKSNSLAVVLESSTLALIMAIAIVANLVAMVTIFRVPMLRKNPHNILIVNLTLDDLGVALTSMVFSMISVFDNGRLLKTYPVLCDFNGYCTVLFSASSFATITCIAIDRYLSVVWSTRFPPSHRRSCMMVVGIWVFSASYAALPLVHFLSSFSYLDGTHHCSPIWESCFFYVVGFMVNYVVTIPIMFLCYVFVFRVIWKKQGKLSEYRAAAKNLTYSQQSFDDTIGDSGSKTGQSVSFALVPPSSGMSTSSDDIKERNGVARMSKSLSMPQLDVLGSEECSSVDLKTCDRCTGDCHLRGYHNCERCRSVLTQQIRGCTANQKNGRERPVQRSASTVGPSRRKSKRGQSRGRSCSTDRQLSASRSFGKTDVEVSKPKNVSRSLDRSGSFFSLSSLRRMSLGLKRNTTGKATKEQRKMYRKRMKKLTADKQVALTGSFLILSSLICWLPYAITRSCFFPVDTKHWVEVTAMWISFVNAFLDPVIYAFMNRRVKAKIREDFRAIRRCFRSCGRNDLEEDDS; encoded by the exons ATGACTACCCCAATGTCAACGTTGTACGGATATACATTTTCAACGACCGGGATGGTTACCGCGTTGAATGCAACCGCCGAAACCGTCCTCCACAAGTCAAACTCACTCGCAGTTGTCCTCGAGTCTTCCACGCTCGCTCTCATCATGGCGATCGCAATCGTAGCCAATCTGGTCGCCATGGTTACCATCTTCCGTGTCCCGATGCTGAGGAAGAATCCGCATAATATCTTGATCGTCAATCTGACGCTGGACGATCTCGGGGTCGCGTTAACGAGCATGGTGTTTTCAATGATATCTGTATTCGATAACGGCCGACTCTTGAAGACATATCCTGTCCTGTGCGAT TTTAATGGATATTGCACAGTGTTATTCTCCGCTTCTAGTTTTGCCACAATCACTTGCATCGCTATCGATCGCTACCTATCTGTCGTCTGGTCTACGCGCTTCCCGCCAAGCCATCGACGCTCCTGCATGATGGTTGTCGGGATCTGGGTTTTCTCCGCATCATACGCAGCTTTGCCATTGGTCCATTTCCTTTCATCTTTCTCCTATCTGGACGGCACGCACCATTGCTCGCCCATCTGGGAGAGTTGTTTTTTCTACGTTGTTGGTTTCATGGTCAATTATGTTGTCACAATACCCATAATGTTTCTTTGTTACGTGTTTGTCTTCCGTGTCATTTGGAAGAAACAGGGGAAGTTAAGTGAATACCGGGCAGCAGCCAAGAACCTCACATATAGCCAA CAATCATTTGATGACACGATTGGCGATTCTGGATCTAAGACGGGCCAGTCTGTTTCCTTTGCGCTTGTTCCTCCATCTTCCGGGATGTCCACTTCTTCAGACGATATTAAGGAAAGGAATGGAGTGGCAAGAATGTCCAAGTCTCTATCGATGCCACAGCTGGATGTTTTGGGGTCTGAAGAATGTTCTTCAGTTGATTTGAAAACATGTGACAGATGTACAGGAGATTGCCATCTTAGAGGATACCATAACTGTGAGAGATGCAGATCAGTGCTCACCCAACAGATTCGTGGCTGCACTGCAAACCAAAAGAATGGACGGGAAAGACCTGTCCAACGATCAGCAAGCACAGTTGGACCCTCAAGGAGAAAGTCCAAGCGAGGTCAATCTCGCGGACGGAGTTGTTCAACTGACAGACAGCTTTCTGCATCCAGGTCATTTGGCAAAACTGACGTTGAGGTCAGTAAACCGAAAAATGTTTCAAGAAGTCTTGACCGATCCGGGTCTTTCTTTTCTCTGTCAAGTCTCCGTCGCATGTCGTTAGGGCTGAAACGCAATACAACTGGAAAAGCGACCAAAGAGCAGCGGAAGATGTACAGGAAACGTATGAAGAAACTCACAGCAGACAAGCAAGTTGCTCTTACAG GGTCATTTCTGATTCTATCCAGCCTCATCTGTTGGTTACCTTACGCCATCACACGCTCTTGTTTCTTCCCTGTCGACACCAAACACTGGGTTGAGGTCACCGCCATGTGGATCTCCTTCGTCAATGCTTTCCTCGATCCCGTCATCTACGCTTTCATGAACAGGCGAGTCAAGGCCAAGATAAGGGAGGACTTCAGGGCTATTCGACGGTGCTTCAGGTCCTGCGGTCGCAATGATTTAGAGGAAGACGACTCGTAG
- the LOC129258462 gene encoding uncharacterized protein LOC129258462, which translates to MMEIYASSRHLFLLVCVIGSMGTTLAAHRPLRMVVKEFRIPLNQNAADLGTADQSVQSQNGASVGSSTSTSAESEESQQPSDAASAANNAVGTPADAANRLNPIKRIIPDHYGPSVGDPYRKSAQDNHWHFRSSTTLAVAALGVALVALIASLGVGAAIMSQKNRQEAATGFLRTEGYVEMLEIPTYDEQELCRNVNS; encoded by the exons atgATGGAGATTTATGCATCATCGCGGCATTTATTCTTGCTTGTTTGCGTCATCG GGTCAATGGGGACAACCCTGGCAGCACACCGGCCTTTACGCATGGTGGTGAAAGAATTCAGAATTCCGTTAAACCAAAACGCCGCCGACCTAGGCACAGCTGATCAGAGTGTACAATCACAGAACGGGGCGTCAGTTGGCAGTTCCACGTCGACCAGTGCAGAAAGCGAAGAGAGTCAACAGCCAAGCGACGCAGCGTCAGCCGCGAATAACGCTGTCGGAACTCCGGCTGACGCGGCTAATCGTCTTAACCCAATCAAACGGATCATACCGGATCATTATGGGCCTTCTGTTGGTGATCCATACAGGAAATCAGCCCAGGATAATCACTGGCATTTTAGGAGCTCGACGACATTGGCGGTAGCTGCCCTTGGAGTTGCTCTGGTAGCGCTTATTGCATCACTCGGGGTTGGAGCCGCCATAATGTCCCAGAAGAACAGACAGGAGGCCGCAACGGGATTCCTCAGGACCGAGGGATACGTCGAAATGCTTGAAATACCAACTTATGATGAACAAGAGTTATGTCGTAACGTCAATTCATAG